The genomic interval GCGATCCCGGCGAGCGCCGTGACCGCGGGGACGACCCCGGCACCGGCCCCGGCGAGCGCATCGACCTGGACTGAGCGCACCCCGGACCCTCCCGGCCGCGCGGGGCCGCCCGGCCTGCGGACACAAGGACGGCGAGCCCGTCCCCTCGGGTACCGTTGGCGTAGCGGGGCTCGACCGGAACTGAGGGATTCATGGGACTCACCATCGGCGTCGACATCGGCGGCACCAAGATCGCGGCCGGCGTGGTCGACGAGGAAGGCACCATCCTCTCGACCCACAAGGTGCCGACCCCGGGCACGCCCGAGGAGATCGTGGACGCCATCGCCTCCGCGGTGGAAGGGGCACGCGCCGGACACGACATCGTCGGCGTGGGCATCGGCGCGGCCGGATACGTCAACCGCCAGCGCTCCGAGGTCTACTTCGCCCCCAACATCCACTGGCGCAACGAGCCGCTCAAGGAGAAGGTCGAGGCCCGCGTGGGCCTCCCGGTCGTCGTGGAGAACGACGCCAACGCGGCGGCCTGGGGCGAGTACAAGTTCGGCGCGGGCAAGGGCCACCGCAACGTCATCTGCATCACGCTCGGCACCGGCCTCGGCGGCGGCGTGATCATCGGCAACAAGCTGCGCCGCGGCCACTTCGGCGTGGCCGCCGAGTTCGGCCACATCCGCATGGTGCCGGACGGCCTGCTGTGCGGCTGCGGCTCGCAGGGCTGCTGGGAGCAGTACGCCTCCGGCCGCGCCCTCGTCCGCTACGCCAAGCAGCGCGCCAACGCCACCCCGGATCAGGCCCAGACCCTGCTCTCGCTCGGCGACGGCACCCCCGAGGGCATCGAGGGCAAGCACGTCTCCATGGCCGCCCGCCAGGGCGACCGGGTGGCCGTCGACTCCTACCGCGAACTGGCCCGCTGGGTCGGCGCGGGCCTGGCCGACCTGGCCTCCCTGTTCGACCCCTCCGCCTTCATCGTCGGCGGCGGCCTCTCCGACGAGGGCGAACTGGTCCTCGGTCCGATCCGCAAGTCGTACCGCCGCTGGCTGGTCGGCGGCAACTGGCGTCCGGTCGCCGACGTCCTCGGCGCCCAGCTCGGCAACAAGGCGGGCCTGGTCGGCGCGGCGGACCTCGCCCGCGAGCCCGACCCGATCATGTGACGGCACACCGGCACCCGGCGGCGCCCGCCCGACCCTCCCCCGGAGGGAACGGCGGGCGTCGCCGTCTCCCGGACGGCCGCGCGGCGTATCTTGATCCGCATGGCGACGACTCCGCTGCTTCCCGGGTCCCGGACCGACGCCGACGGCTCGGCCGTCGTCCGGGTGCTCAGCTACAACATCCGCTCGATGAAGGACGACACCGCCGCCCTCGCCCGGGTGATCGGCGCCTGCGCGCCCGACCTGGTGCTGCTCCAGGAGGCGCCCCGCTTCTTCCGCTGGCGCAAGAAGCTCGCCCGGCTCGCCTCCGACTCCGGCCTGGTGATCCTCTCCGGCGGGGCCACCGCCGCCGGGCCCGCCCTGCTGTGCTCCCTGCGCGCCACCGTCGAACGGACCGAGGACGTGCTGCTGCCGCTCACCCCGGGGCAGCACCGGCGCGGCTTCGCCACCGCCGTCGTGCGGTTCGGCGGGGCCCGGCTCGGCGTGCTGAGCTGCCACCTCTCCCTGCACGCCGGCGAACGCCACGAGCAGGGCGGGATGCTGCTGGACCGGGTGGCCGGGATGGGCGTGGACCACGTCGTCGCGGGCGGGGACCTCAACGACGAGCCGGCCGGGCGCACCTTCCGGCGGCTGGCCGGCGCCCTGACGGACTGCCGCACCGCCGCGCCCTGGGGCGGCGAGCACACCTGGGTGCGCAGCGAC from Streptomyces sp. DH-12 carries:
- a CDS encoding endonuclease/exonuclease/phosphatase family protein, translating into MATTPLLPGSRTDADGSAVVRVLSYNIRSMKDDTAALARVIGACAPDLVLLQEAPRFFRWRKKLARLASDSGLVILSGGATAAGPALLCSLRATVERTEDVLLPLTPGQHRRGFATAVVRFGGARLGVLSCHLSLHAGERHEQGGMLLDRVAGMGVDHVVAGGDLNDEPAGRTFRRLAGALTDCRTAAPWGGEHTWVRSDPPKRIDALFVTKGVEVLGCGVPYDQPGVTEADLRAATDHLPVLAALAVPAAV
- a CDS encoding ROK family glucokinase; this translates as MGLTIGVDIGGTKIAAGVVDEEGTILSTHKVPTPGTPEEIVDAIASAVEGARAGHDIVGVGIGAAGYVNRQRSEVYFAPNIHWRNEPLKEKVEARVGLPVVVENDANAAAWGEYKFGAGKGHRNVICITLGTGLGGGVIIGNKLRRGHFGVAAEFGHIRMVPDGLLCGCGSQGCWEQYASGRALVRYAKQRANATPDQAQTLLSLGDGTPEGIEGKHVSMAARQGDRVAVDSYRELARWVGAGLADLASLFDPSAFIVGGGLSDEGELVLGPIRKSYRRWLVGGNWRPVADVLGAQLGNKAGLVGAADLAREPDPIM